From the Theobroma cacao cultivar B97-61/B2 chromosome 2, Criollo_cocoa_genome_V2, whole genome shotgun sequence genome, one window contains:
- the LOC18609437 gene encoding RNA-binding protein 25 isoform X1: protein MADAPSSPATLDPTISQSKLDPDNPIPQPAQPDHPPSSTASTPLQPNPNPNPNPNPSAPLVSPHPPPVMPSYSTPPPPISGAATAVPPAPPSFRPVPQFSPLPNFQAPGVQPPGVSSVPGSVPPPLMQYQVPSGQVPNPAIRPFAPIPNGYAAVPGAVPQGTMPPPGLLRYPSPYPAMIRPAFPPRPPGAIGVIPAVSRPPVPGVPGVRPIIPPVVRPAAVPNVSPAEKPQTTVYVGKIAPTVDNDFMLALLRLCGPVKSWKRAQIPTNGTPKGFGFCEFESAEGVLRAFRLLSKFNIDGQELSFNVNKATRDYLVRYVEKKTENAKKVNEAQAAGAEKEGENAVGDEKNEISTPSVEDSKNKENIDIANSGIVTDEDREADRIALEKLASMIEERLKTNPLPPPPPQIAPDGSGKSNSDLPAESRDGDSDVDVMRNDGAEGKNDDETTSESKATTENDRPGTSSPDRRYDRRSRDREQDLKREKEREIERLERETERERIRKEREQRRKIEEAEREYEKLLRDWEQREKDKEKQRQYEKEREKERERKRKKEIRYGEEDDDDDDSRKRWRRSALEEKRRKRLREKEDDLADRLREEKEIAEAKKREEEEQLQLQQQRDALRLLSGRVANGGEKTVLAEETCTESKGKAIEQHYDRESSHENQISGDGNMQNGSVDESNMAFVAASDTRQSGNAPVRKLGFGLVGSGKRTTVPSVFHEEEDDDAQKEKKMRPLVPIDYSTEELQAVQPGAPPPNLIAAAEFAKQISNVNPKEEKHDAERDRSRRSYDKSSRDKDRNDEDNDRIRDSKEKIPDRDRDREHGLDKVKTTDNQKLLDAKQLIDMIPKTKEELFSFEINWNVYDQHALHERMRPWISKKITEFLGEEEKTLVDYIVSSTQEHVKASQMLELLQSILDEEAEMFVLKMWRMLIFEIKKVETGLALRSRA from the exons atgGCCGACGCTCCCTCCTCTCCCGCGACCCTTGACCCCACCATTTCTCAATCCAAACTCGATCCCGACAACCCGATTCCGCAACCCGCCCAACCCGATCACCCTCCATCCTCTACTGCATCAACACCGCTCCAAccaaaccctaaccctaaccctaaccctaaccctaGTGCGCCACTGGTATCTCCTCATCCTCCTCCCGTGATGCCCTCCTACTCGACTCCTCCTCCGCCGATCTCCGGAGCCGCCACTGCCGTCCCGCCCGCGCCTCCATCGTTCCGTCCGGTTCCGCAGTTTTCTCCGTTACCGAATTTTCAAGCTCCTGGCGTGCAGCCACCCGGAGTGAGTTCCGTTCCTGGTTCTGTTCCGCCGCCGTTGATGCAGTACCAGGTGCCGTCGGGTCAGGTTCCGAATCCTGCTATTAGACCGTTTGCACCGATTCCAAATGGATATGCAGCCGTGCCGGGAGCTGTTCCTCAGGGCACCATGCCTCCTCCTG GACTTCTCCGCTATCCATCTCCTTACCCGGCAATGATTCGGCCTGCATTTCCTCCACGTCCACCCGGAGCAATTGGTGTAATTCCAGCAGTATCACGTCCCCCTGTTCCAGGTGTTCCTGGTGTTCGCCCAATTATTCCTCCTGTTGTTAGACCGGCTGCTGTTCCTAATGTTTCACCAGCAGAGAAACCACAAACTACAGTTTATGTTGGCAAGATAGCACCAACTGTTGACAATGACTTCATGCTCGCTCTTCTTCGC CTTTGTGGACCTGTCAAGAGTTGGAAACGTGCTCAAATTCCCACTAATGGGACTCCTAAAGGATTTGGGTTCTGTGAATTTGAGTCTGCTGAAGGGGTTCTTCGTGCTTTTCGCCTGCTTAGCAAATTTAATATTGACGGGCAAGAATTATCG TTTAATGTTAATAAAGCAACAAGGGATTATTTGGTGCGGTATgttgaaaagaaaacagaaaatgCAAAGAAAGTCAATGAAGCTCAAGCTGCAGGGGCTGAGAAAGAAGGTGAAAATGCAGTAGGTGATGAGAAGAATGAAATTTCGACACCTTCTGTTGAGGATTccaagaacaaagaaaatattgaCATTGCCAACTCTGGCATTGTGACTGATGAAGACCGTGAGGCTGATCGAATTGCTTTGGAGAAACTTGCTAGCATGATTGAAGAGAGGTTAAAGACCAATCCGCTCCCTCCACCACCTCCACAAATTGCTCCTGATGGTTCTGGGAAATCAAATTCAGATCTGCCTGCTGAATCGAGGGACGGGGACTCTGATGTTGATGTAATGAGAAACG ATGGAGCTGAAggtaaaaatgatgatgagaCTACCAGTGAGAGCAAAGCGACAACTGAGAATGACCGACCTGGGACAAGTTCACCTGATCGTAGGTATGATAGGAGAAGTAGAGACAGAGAGCAGGATCTTAAGAGGGAAAAGGAGcgtgaaattgaaagattagAAAGAGAAACAGAGCgagaaagaataagaaaagagaGGGAGCAAAGAAGGAAGATTGAGGAGGCAGAGCGCGAGTATGAAAAGTTACTTAGAGATTGGGAGCAAAGAGAAAAGGATAAGGAGAAACAGAGACAGTATgagaaagagagggagaaAGAGAGGGAGCGCAAACGGAAGAAGGAGATTCGCTATGGTGAagaggatgatgatgatgatgattcaAGAAAAAGGTGGCGTAGGAGTGCTTTAGAGGAAAAGAGGAGGAAGAGGTTGCGGGAGAAGGAGGATGACCTTGCTGACAGACtcagagaagagaaagaaattgcTGAGGCCAAGAAGAGAGAAGAGGAGGAGCAGCTGCAGCTGCAGCAGCAGCGAGATGCATTAAGGCTTTTGTCAGGTCGTGTTGCAAATGGAGGTGAAAAGACTGTGTTGGCTGAAGAAACTTGCACTGAAAGCAAAGGTAAGGCAATTGAACAGCATTATGATCGTGAATCAAGTCATGAAAACCAGATATCAG GTGATGGGAATATGCAAAATGGTTCTGTTGATGAGTCAAACATGGCTTTTGTTGCTGCATCAGATACACGGCAGAGTGGCAATGCCCCCGTAAGGAAGTTGGGTTTTGGTCTTGTTGGATCTGGAAAGAGGACTACTGTCCCTTCTGTTTTCCATGAGGAGGAGGACGATGATGCacagaaggagaagaaaatgagGCCCTTGGTTCCCATTGATTATTCAACTGAGGAGCTGCAGGCTGTCCAACCTGGTGCACCACCACCGAATTTGATTGCAGCTGCTGAATTTGCAAAGCAAATATCAAATGTTAATCCTAAAGAGGAAAAGCATGATGCAGAAAGAGACCGAAGCAGACGATCTTATGATAAATCTAGCAGGGATAAAGACCGTAATGATGAGGATAATGATCGCATCAGAGATAGCAAAGAGAAGATCCCTGATCGGGATAGGGACAGGGAACATGGACTGGACAAGGTGAAAACAACTGATAATCAGAAGCTTTTGGATGCCAAACAATTGATTGATATGATTCCAAAGACCAAGGAGGAACTATTTTCATTTGAGATAAACTGGAATGTGTATGACCAG CACGCATTGCATGAGAGAATGAGACCCTggatttcaaagaaaattacaGAGTTTCTGGGGGAGGAAGAGAAAACACTGGTAGATTACATTGTATCTAGTACTCAGGAACATGTGAAGGCTTCCCAAATGCTAGAGCTGCTGCAGTCTATATTAGATGAAGAAGCGGAGATGTTTGTGCTTAAGATGTGGAGGATGCTcatatttgaaattaaaaaggtAGAGACTGGTCTGGCTTTGAGGTCAAGAGCCTGA
- the LOC18609437 gene encoding RNA-binding protein 25 isoform X2, with translation MIRPAFPPRPPGAIGVIPAVSRPPVPGVPGVRPIIPPVVRPAAVPNVSPAEKPQTTVYVGKIAPTVDNDFMLALLRLCGPVKSWKRAQIPTNGTPKGFGFCEFESAEGVLRAFRLLSKFNIDGQELSFNVNKATRDYLVRYVEKKTENAKKVNEAQAAGAEKEGENAVGDEKNEISTPSVEDSKNKENIDIANSGIVTDEDREADRIALEKLASMIEERLKTNPLPPPPPQIAPDGSGKSNSDLPAESRDGDSDVDVMRNDGAEGKNDDETTSESKATTENDRPGTSSPDRRYDRRSRDREQDLKREKEREIERLERETERERIRKEREQRRKIEEAEREYEKLLRDWEQREKDKEKQRQYEKEREKERERKRKKEIRYGEEDDDDDDSRKRWRRSALEEKRRKRLREKEDDLADRLREEKEIAEAKKREEEEQLQLQQQRDALRLLSGRVANGGEKTVLAEETCTESKGKAIEQHYDRESSHENQISGDGNMQNGSVDESNMAFVAASDTRQSGNAPVRKLGFGLVGSGKRTTVPSVFHEEEDDDAQKEKKMRPLVPIDYSTEELQAVQPGAPPPNLIAAAEFAKQISNVNPKEEKHDAERDRSRRSYDKSSRDKDRNDEDNDRIRDSKEKIPDRDRDREHGLDKVKTTDNQKLLDAKQLIDMIPKTKEELFSFEINWNVYDQHALHERMRPWISKKITEFLGEEEKTLVDYIVSSTQEHVKASQMLELLQSILDEEAEMFVLKMWRMLIFEIKKVETGLALRSRA, from the exons ATGATTCGGCCTGCATTTCCTCCACGTCCACCCGGAGCAATTGGTGTAATTCCAGCAGTATCACGTCCCCCTGTTCCAGGTGTTCCTGGTGTTCGCCCAATTATTCCTCCTGTTGTTAGACCGGCTGCTGTTCCTAATGTTTCACCAGCAGAGAAACCACAAACTACAGTTTATGTTGGCAAGATAGCACCAACTGTTGACAATGACTTCATGCTCGCTCTTCTTCGC CTTTGTGGACCTGTCAAGAGTTGGAAACGTGCTCAAATTCCCACTAATGGGACTCCTAAAGGATTTGGGTTCTGTGAATTTGAGTCTGCTGAAGGGGTTCTTCGTGCTTTTCGCCTGCTTAGCAAATTTAATATTGACGGGCAAGAATTATCG TTTAATGTTAATAAAGCAACAAGGGATTATTTGGTGCGGTATgttgaaaagaaaacagaaaatgCAAAGAAAGTCAATGAAGCTCAAGCTGCAGGGGCTGAGAAAGAAGGTGAAAATGCAGTAGGTGATGAGAAGAATGAAATTTCGACACCTTCTGTTGAGGATTccaagaacaaagaaaatattgaCATTGCCAACTCTGGCATTGTGACTGATGAAGACCGTGAGGCTGATCGAATTGCTTTGGAGAAACTTGCTAGCATGATTGAAGAGAGGTTAAAGACCAATCCGCTCCCTCCACCACCTCCACAAATTGCTCCTGATGGTTCTGGGAAATCAAATTCAGATCTGCCTGCTGAATCGAGGGACGGGGACTCTGATGTTGATGTAATGAGAAACG ATGGAGCTGAAggtaaaaatgatgatgagaCTACCAGTGAGAGCAAAGCGACAACTGAGAATGACCGACCTGGGACAAGTTCACCTGATCGTAGGTATGATAGGAGAAGTAGAGACAGAGAGCAGGATCTTAAGAGGGAAAAGGAGcgtgaaattgaaagattagAAAGAGAAACAGAGCgagaaagaataagaaaagagaGGGAGCAAAGAAGGAAGATTGAGGAGGCAGAGCGCGAGTATGAAAAGTTACTTAGAGATTGGGAGCAAAGAGAAAAGGATAAGGAGAAACAGAGACAGTATgagaaagagagggagaaAGAGAGGGAGCGCAAACGGAAGAAGGAGATTCGCTATGGTGAagaggatgatgatgatgatgattcaAGAAAAAGGTGGCGTAGGAGTGCTTTAGAGGAAAAGAGGAGGAAGAGGTTGCGGGAGAAGGAGGATGACCTTGCTGACAGACtcagagaagagaaagaaattgcTGAGGCCAAGAAGAGAGAAGAGGAGGAGCAGCTGCAGCTGCAGCAGCAGCGAGATGCATTAAGGCTTTTGTCAGGTCGTGTTGCAAATGGAGGTGAAAAGACTGTGTTGGCTGAAGAAACTTGCACTGAAAGCAAAGGTAAGGCAATTGAACAGCATTATGATCGTGAATCAAGTCATGAAAACCAGATATCAG GTGATGGGAATATGCAAAATGGTTCTGTTGATGAGTCAAACATGGCTTTTGTTGCTGCATCAGATACACGGCAGAGTGGCAATGCCCCCGTAAGGAAGTTGGGTTTTGGTCTTGTTGGATCTGGAAAGAGGACTACTGTCCCTTCTGTTTTCCATGAGGAGGAGGACGATGATGCacagaaggagaagaaaatgagGCCCTTGGTTCCCATTGATTATTCAACTGAGGAGCTGCAGGCTGTCCAACCTGGTGCACCACCACCGAATTTGATTGCAGCTGCTGAATTTGCAAAGCAAATATCAAATGTTAATCCTAAAGAGGAAAAGCATGATGCAGAAAGAGACCGAAGCAGACGATCTTATGATAAATCTAGCAGGGATAAAGACCGTAATGATGAGGATAATGATCGCATCAGAGATAGCAAAGAGAAGATCCCTGATCGGGATAGGGACAGGGAACATGGACTGGACAAGGTGAAAACAACTGATAATCAGAAGCTTTTGGATGCCAAACAATTGATTGATATGATTCCAAAGACCAAGGAGGAACTATTTTCATTTGAGATAAACTGGAATGTGTATGACCAG CACGCATTGCATGAGAGAATGAGACCCTggatttcaaagaaaattacaGAGTTTCTGGGGGAGGAAGAGAAAACACTGGTAGATTACATTGTATCTAGTACTCAGGAACATGTGAAGGCTTCCCAAATGCTAGAGCTGCTGCAGTCTATATTAGATGAAGAAGCGGAGATGTTTGTGCTTAAGATGTGGAGGATGCTcatatttgaaattaaaaaggtAGAGACTGGTCTGGCTTTGAGGTCAAGAGCCTGA